In Nocardioides sp. W7, the genomic stretch TGGGCGGAGACGTCGACAACCTGGCCGTCACCCGTCCGGGCGCGCGCCAGCACCGCGGTCAGGGCCCCGGCGGCGGCGTCCGCCCCCGCGTGCAGGTAGGCCTGCGGCACGCTGATCCGCAACGGCGGCCGGTCGCCGTCGCGGTGCGGCTCGAGCGGGCCACCCGCGGCCCAGACGACGAGGTCGGTGTCGGCGTACGACGCCTTGGGCCCGTCCCAGCCGAATCCGCTGATCACCACGCAAACCAGTGCGGGGTCCTCGGCACGCAGCGTCCCGGGGTCCAGGCCCCGGTCCCGCAGCCACTGCGGCGCCATCGAGGTGACCACCACGTCCGCGGCGCGTGCGAGCCTCCGGAAGGAGTCCTGGCCCTCGGCGGTGTCGAGGTCCAGGCAGACGCCTCGCCGGTTCGCGCCGAACGTCTGCCAGACCAGGGAGACGTCACCGTCGTCCCCGACCAGTGGCGCAGCGCGGCGGCCGGTGGAGCCGGAGGGAGGCTCCACCTGCACCACGTCGGCGCCCAGGTCGGCCAGCACCCGGCCGCACAGCAGCCCGCGCTCGTCGGTGAGGTCGAGGACCTTGAGGTGTTCGATCATGTCGTCAGCACGCGTCCTTCGGGCCGGGCCCCCGGCGACGCGTGGTCGGCGGGGGCGCCGAGCGGAACCTCAGGCCGGAGCCTGCTCGAGGAGGGCGATGGCGCCTTCGGGGCAGGCGTCGGCGGCGTCCTGGGCCTCGCCGAGAAGGTCGTCGGGCACCTTCCAGCACTCGCCCTTCTGTGCGACGAACCCCTCCACGTCGTCCGAGAGCAGCTCGGGGGCTACGCCGTAGCAGCGTCCGTGGCCCATGCACTTGGCCTCATCGATGGAGATGTACATGTCAGACCTCCCACTCCAGCGGCAGGCTGGTCATCGTCAGCTGGCCGCCACGCTCGCGCAGTTCGGTCCCCTCGGCGATCCGGTACTCGGGGATCCGCTTGTGCCACTCCTCCAGCACCACCTTGAGCTCCAGCCGGGCCAGGTGCATGCCCAGGCAGCGGTGCGGTCCACCGCCGAAGGCGAGGTGCTGGTTGGCACCGGCCCGGTCGAGGACGACCTTGTCGGGATCGGGGAACTTGCGGGGGTCCCGGTTGGCCTGGGCCACGCCCAGCCACACCACGTCGCCCTGCTCGAGCTCCAGCCCGTGGAAGTCGGCGGGCTCCTGGACCTCGCGCCCTGCCTGGATGACCAGCGGGAAGGTGCGCAGGAACTCCTCGACCGCGTTGGGGATGATGCTGGGGTCCTCGACGATCTTCCTCCGGTCCTCGGGGTTGCTCGCGAGGTGGGCGAAGATGAAGCCGAGCGCCGAGCGGGTGGTGTCGAGGCCGGCGAGCATGAGGGTCAGGCAGATCGTCCTGATGTCCTCCTGGGAGATCGGCTCGTCGTCGATCCGGGCCGTGACCAGGCGCGAGACCATGTCGACGTCGGGGTCCAGCGGGTTCTCGCGGCGCTCGTTCACCGCCCGGTCGAAGTAGTCCATGATCTTCTTCTTCGACTCCTCAGCCCTCTCCGGTTGCCCGGCGAGGAGGGAGTTGAAGTAGTCCTCGGACCACTCCAGGAAGAACTCGCCGTCGCTCACCGGCAGACCGAGGAGCGCCAGGAAGAGGTCCGTGGGGTAGCGGATCGCGAACGCGGCGACGAAGTCGTCGGCGCCCTTGGGCTTCAGCTCCTCGATCAGCTCGATGCACCGCTCGGTCGCCATCTCCTCCATCCGCCGCACGGCGGCAGGGGCGAAATACTGGTTGAGGATGCGCCGCATCTTCACGTGCTCCTGGCCGTTGAGGTCCTGCGGGAGCAGGCGCTCGTTGGAGGAGCCGGGGCGCAGCGCCGAGCGGACCGCGGTGGTCCAGGTCGCGTGCTGCTGGAACCCCTCGCGCACGTCGTCGTAGCGCTGCAGCATGAAGAAGCCGCGGTCGGTGGTGTCGTTGAACAGGAAGCGGGACTTCTCGCGGTCCGGGTCCAGGAGGGCGTAGTGCCCGAAGACTTCGGTCTCCTGGGTGTAGTCCGTGTGGACGACGGGACAGCCCCGGTGGGACTGGCCCTGGTCCCGGTCGGCCTGGGTCGGTGTCTCAGTCATGGGATCTCTCTTCTCCGAGGGCAAGGGACGGCAGGGTCATTGCTCGCCGAGACTCGGCAGCCAGGTGGCGATCTCAGGGAAGAAGATCAGGATCACGGTGGTGATGATGGCCATCGGCATGAACCACCAGCAGGCCATGAACACGTCGTTCAGGGTGATCTTCTGGCCCTGGTTCACCTCGGGTTCCTTGGTGATGGTGTGGATGATGAAGGCCAGGATGCCCACCGGAGGCGTGACCACCGCGAGCTCGCCCATGAAGACCGCGAAGACGCCGTACCAGAGCAGCGAGATGTCCAGCGAGGCGAGCGTCGGGATCAGGATCGGGACGGTCAGCACCATCATCGGCAACGGCTCCATGAACGTGCCCAGGATGATGTAGACGACCATCATCATCAGCAGGAACGAGACCCGACCCAGGTCCATGTGCTCGACCAGCTCGGCGAACCCGGTGCTGATCCCGGTCAGGGTGAACATCCGGGAGAGCGCCTCGACGCCCACGAGCATCAGGAAGATCGCGCCTACGCTGCTCACGGTGCCGACGGAGGCTTCGATGATGGCGCGCATGGCATTGCGCTTCTGCCAGATCACGGTGACGAACAGCGAGAACAGGGCGGCCACGGCACCGGCCTCGGTGGCGGTGAACACGCCCGAGAACATCCCGTAGATGATTAGGCCCATGATCAGCGGCACCGGCCAGGTGTCCGCAACCGCCCTGAAGCGCATCTTCCAGGTGATGCCGTTCGCGTTCTCCTCACGCGTGTGCTCGGTCTCGACCGGGGCCCACCTGCGCGCGAAGATCACGATCATGATCGTGAAGAGGATGGCGACCAGGATGCCCGGTCCGACACCGGCCAGCAGCTGGGGGCCGACCGGAACCTCGGCGATGCCGGCATAGATGACGAGCATGATGCTGGGCGGGATCAGCTGACCCGGCAGACCGGCGACGATGACCGCGCCGACCGCGAGGCGCTTGTCGTAGCCCGCCTTGAGCATCTCGGGGATGCCGATGCGGGCGAGGGCGTAGGTGGTGCCGACCGAGGAGCCGCTCACCGCGGCCAACCCGGCGCCGGCGAGGTTGGTGCCGACCGCAAGGCCGCCGGGCAGCCAGCCCAGCCAGTACCTGGCGGCCTTGTAGAGGCTCTCGGTCAGACCGGCCTTCCACAGCATCAGCCCCATCAGGATGAACATCGGGACGACGCTGAGCGTCCAGTTGGCGATCTGGCCGTAGGCCAGGGTCGTCATCGTGCTCTCGACCAGACGCTCGCCCCGCATCGCGTACATGCCGAGCATCGCGGGGATCAGCATCGCGATCGCGATCGGCATCCGCAGGAAGATCAGTCCGAGCATCAGCACGCAGGCCGCGCCGCCGATCGCCTCGGGGACGAGCGGCATGAACATGGCGATGGTGGACCCCACGAGCACCACCGCCGTGATGGCGAAGGCGATCCAGGAGCGCCGACCGTTGACCGGCCCGCCCACGTTCTCTGCCCTTGGCGCCGGGCTGCTCGGGGGCGGGGTGGCGGTCTGGGTCTGCATGCGGTCGTCTCCAACCCGGTCGTCTGGGGAGCGGGTGTCCACGGGGTTCATCGGTCCCCTCCCGCCTTGTGGGAGTGGCCCAGGCGCACGGCGTCGTCGCGCGTCGCCTCGTCGCTGGCCAGGGCGTCCAGCACGGCCGCGTCGCCGACGTCGCTCACGAAGTGGTCCTGCTCCGGGTGGAGCAGGGCCCTCCAGGCGGCCACGAGGAACTGGATGGTGAGGCTGCCGAAGGCCAGCGGGACCAGGAAGTAGGCGGGCCAGGCGATCAGGTCGCTGACGCCGGCCGTCTTGCCGATCTCCTTGGCGTGCATCGCCTCGCCCCACCCGAACCAGGCGAAGCCCGCGACCACGACACTGCACAGCACGAAGACGAACGCGAGGACGAAGCGCTTGGTGACGGCCGGCAGCATCTCGAAGACCAGGTCGGCTGCGATGTGCTGCCCGCGGTGCTGGGCGGCGATGAAGCCGAGGAACGCGACGAGCGGGAGGTACCAGTACTCCACCATCTCGAGGGTGTTGTCGATGGGGCTGTCGAACCAGGTCCGCATCACGGCGTTGGCGGTGACGTGGAGCATCATCAGGAAGGTGATGAGCACCGCCGGCACCTCGATGAGGAGCTCAAAGCCGCGAGAGGCGACCTTGGACTGCGTGGCGTTCTCGGCCATGGCTTCCTCCGGTGGGTGGATGAGGGGCCGACTGCGGTCCGCGTGGCGGACCGCAGTCGGGGGTGTTGTGTGGTGTCAGGAGGGGCGGCGCGCGGACCAGATCTCGTTCATCACGAGCTCGGTGTACGCCGTCATGTCGAGGTCGCCCGGCGTGAAGTTCTCGTCGAAGTCCTGGTAGCCGACCTCGGCGGGGATGTCGAGGGCCTCGACTTCGTCGAACCACTTCGCCGCGGCCGTCTCGGCCGCGTCGACCAGCGCCCCGCCGTCGGAGACACCGTCACCGTCGCGGACCGTGTCGAGGAGCTTCGCGTTGGCCGCTTCGAGGGCGCTCAGCGCGTCGGGCTCGAAGTCCTGGAAGGATCCGTCGTTCTCGCGCACAAGCTTGGCCGCCTCCGCCGTGTTGGGCCAGATCTTGTCCTCGATGTTGCTGGCGATGTAGACGTCCAGGCGGTCCCACATGAGCTGCTGGGCGACCAGCGGGAGCGAGTCCCAGGTGTCCTTGCTGAACGACCAGCCGCCGGGGGCCAGGGCGAAGCCGACCTCGGAGTTGACGGTGACGTGCGGAGCGGCGGGGATGAAGCCGCCCAGCACACCGACGGTGAGGGTGGCGTTCGCGCAGTCCACCACGCCACGCTCGACGGACTCGAAGACCTCGGTGTACGCGACGGTGGCCGGCGAGCCGCCGAGTGCCTTGATCTGCTCGGTCTGGGCGGTGCCGGAGGCGGAGGTCGCCGCGCCCTTGAGATCAGCCAGGCCGGTGCGCGGCTCGCTGCACAGCAGCATCTGGGAGCCGGAGTTGAAGATCGGCACCATCGGGACGATCCCGTGGTCCTCGAACTCCGCCATCACCTCGTCGTTGTTGAAGGCCACCTCGTTCGGCCAGGCGTTCGACTGGAGCGCCCCGGCGATCACGGTCTGGTCCGAGATGAAGCCGGTCTCGATCAGCGCGGCGTTGGCGGGGTACTCGCTGGGCTCGTAGATGGGGAGCGTGGAGGCCACGTCGAGACGACCATCGGTGAGCGCGTCGTCGATCTCGGTCGGCTCGGCGACGGCGTTGGAGTAGGCCACCTCGAAGGTGATCTTGCCGTCGGACCACTCCTCGACCGCTGCGACCCACTTCTCGATCGGGGCACCCGTGGCGCTTCCCTTGGGGCCGGGGCTCTGGGTGTTGAGTTCGATCGGGTCGACGTCGGCGAACGCCTCCTGGTACTCCTCCATCGAGGCTCCTATGTCGAGCCCCTCGCCCGAGCCCGACGAGCCCGAGTCGGAGTCCTCGGCGCACCCGGCGAGCGTCAGTGCGCTGACTACTGTGACGGCGAGCGCCGCGATGCCCGACCTGTTGATGCTGCGCTTCGTGACCATGTTTCGACTTCTTTCGCTCGTGCGGCGGGCCGCCCCGATACGGTGCCTGGGTCGACGTTCAGTGACGCGTGTCACTGCGTGCATATCATTCGCCTAGATTGCCCTTGGGGTCAAGAGTCCATGCGCATCAATTAAGATTGACCGCGCCAGACGACCAGCGCGTCGAGTGCCTCGACCTGAGCACCGTGCACCCTCAGCGGGTTGACCTCGAGGGACTCCAGGTCGTCGCCCAGTCCCTCGGCCAGCCGGGCCACGGCCTCCACGGCGTCGCACAGCCGGTCCAGGTCGGCAGCCGGTCGGCCACGGACGCCGTCCAGCACCGCGGCGCCCCGCAGGCTGCCCAGCAGCTCACGCGCCCGGTCCCGGTCCACGGGCAGCAGCGCGAGGACCGCGTCGTCGAGGACCTCCACCAGGACTCCGCCGAGGGCGACGGCCAGCACGAGGCCCCACTCGGCGGAGCGGGTCACGCCCACCAGGAGCTCGGTCCCCGGCGGTCTCATCGGAGAGACCAGGACCCCGTCCAGGACGGCTCCCCCAGCCGCGGCGCCGCTGCACGCGGCGATGATCTCGTCGTACACGGCGCCGGCCCGGTCTACGGTGACACCGAGCCGCACCCCGCCCAGGTCGCTCTTGTGGGCGATGTCGGCCGAGACGATCTTCATCGCCACCGGCCCGTCGAACCGGGCGGCCGCAGTCTCGGCCTCGTCCGCGGAGTGCACGTGGACTCCGGGCACCACCGGCACGCCGGCCTGCTCCAGCAGGGCCCGCGCGTCCACCTCGGAGTACGCGCCGCGCCGCGCTGCCAGCGGCTCGACGCGCGCCGGCTCCTGGCCCACCCGTGCCACGTCGGCGGACCAGCGCACGACCCGCCCGATCCCCTCGACCGCGGCCCGCATACCCGGCACCACGTGCGGGACCCCGCCGGCCCGCAGCACCTCACGGGTCTGCGCCCCGATCGGCTGCATGACCTGGGTGACGTACAGGGCCGGAGCGGCGGAGGCCTTCATGCCCCGGCCGATCGCGTCGACGTACTTCTGCCCGTAGAACGGGCGGCCGTCCTCGCGCCAGGGCAGTGAGTTGACGACCACCACGGCGCCGACCGACTCGTCGTTGCCCACCGCGCCGATGGCGTGCTCCCACAGGTCCGTGTCCACCAGGGCTGCCCCGGTGACGTCCAGGGGGTTGTGCGCGTGACCGAAGTCCGGCATCTTCTCGGCCACCGCCGCGGTGGTCGCCGCCGAGAGCTCGGGGAGCTGCGCGCCGACGGCGTCGGCGAGGTCGGCGATGATGTCGCACGCCCCGCCGGAGATCGAGACGACGCCGATCCCCGGCCGCTCGATCCGACCGGTGGTGGCGGCGATGCCCGCGGTCACGAGCATGTCCTCGATGGTGTCCACGCGGATCACGCCGAGATCGGCGAAGACCGCGTCGACCACCCGGTCGTCGCCGACCAGGGCACCGGTGTGCGAGGCGGCGGCCCGGGCCGCCAGCTCGCTGCGGCCAGCCTTGAGGACGACGATCGCCTTCCCCTTGCGCGCCGCCCGTCGCGCGGCTGACGCGAAGAGCTCCGGCTCGCGGATGGCCTCCATGAAGATCGCCACGGCCCGCACCGACTCGTCGTCGACGAGGTGGTCGAGCAGGTGCGCCACGGTCACCATCGCCTCGTTGCCGACGGTGATCACGTGGGAGAGGTTCACCGCCGCCATCGAGGCGAAGTCCTTCATCGCCCCGCAGCTGGCGCCGCTCTGGGAGATCAGGGCCACTCCCCCCGGTTCGGTGGGCGGGTCGGAGAGTGCCATCGCCGGGATCCCGGCGGTGACGTTCACCAGACCCAGCACGTTGGGCCCGAGCATCGCGACGCCCAGGCTCTCCGCGAGCTCGACGAGCTCGTCCTGGCGGGCCCGGCCCTCCGGCCCGGTCTCGGCGTACCCCGAGCTCAGCACCATCACGGCCCTGGCGCCGGCGGCGGCCGCATCCCGGATGGCGTCGGCGGCCCGCGCCGCCGGCACCATCACGAACGCCAGATCGACCGGCTGGCCGATGGCGACGCAGGTCGGGTAGGTGTCGCGTCCGTGCACCTGGGGGCTGCGCGGATTGACCAGGTAGGTGCGCTCCCGGTGGCCCGCCGCGTCCAGGTTGCCGTGGACCAGCAACGAGAACGTCGACTTGTCACTGGCCCCGATCAGGGCGAACGAACGGGGAGACAGCAGGGCGTCGAGACCCTCGCGGCTCACCATCTCAGAGACCCACCGCGATCGACTTGGTCTCCAGGAAGGCACGGAACCCCTCGGGACCCATCTCCCGGCCGATCCCGGACTGCTTGTAGCCGCCGAACGGCGAGCCGTAGGCCTGCGGGACGCCGTTGATGCTGAGCATCCCCGTCCGGACCCGGCGCGCGACCGCGACCGCCTCGTCGACGTCGGGGCCCCAGACGGAGCCGGAGAGTCCGTAGACGGAGTCGTTGGCGATCGCGATCGCCTCGTCGACGGTGTCGTACGCGATGACGGCCATCACGGGCCCGAAGATCTCCTCCTGAGCCACGCGCATCGAGTTGTGCACGTCCGCCAGGACCGTCGGGGTGACGAACCAGCCGCCGTCCAGCTCCGGGGGCAGGGTGAGCCGGCCACCGCCGGTGGCGAGCGTGGCGCCCTCCTGCCGGCCGAGCTCGATGTAGCCGGTCACCCGGTCGCGCTGCCGCTCGCTGACCATCGGGCCGATCTTGGTGCTGGGGTCCATCGGGTCGCCGACCTTCTGGGCGGACACGGCGGCGACCAGCGCCTCCACCAGCTGCTTCTCGATCGAGCGGTGGACCACGACCCGGGTCTGCGCGATGCAGGCCTGCCCGTTGACCATCATCGCCATCGGCAGCAGCCTGGCCACCACGTCGTCGAGGTCCGCGTCGGGCAGCACGATCGCGGCCGACTTGCCCCCGAGCTCGAGGGTGACGCGGGCGATCCGTGCGGCGGCGGCCGCCATGATCACCTTGCCGGCGGCCGAGCTGCCGGTGAAGGCGATCTTGTCCACCTCGGGGTGGTCGACCAGGTGCGCACCCGCGGCCCGGTCGGCGGGGATGATGCTGAGCACGCCCTCGGGCAGCCCGGCCTCGGCGAACGCGTCTGCGAACGCGTACGCGGTCAGGGGCGTCTCCGGCGGGGGCTTGAGCACCACGGAGCAGCCGGCCGCGAGCGACGGGGCGATCTTCAGTGACGGGGTGCTCAGCGGGCCGTTCCACGGGGTGATGGCACCGACCACGCCCACCGGCTCCTGGGTGACCAGGCTCCGGTTCGTGCCGTCCGTGCGGTACTCGTCGTAGGAGAAGTCGCGAGCCATGTCCGCGTAGTAGCGGGTGTGCCGGATCGGGTTGGGCACGTGCGCCATCTCGCTGAACCACAGCGGGCAGCCCAGTTCCGAGGTGATGCTGACCGCCAGCTCCGCGGCGCGCTTCTCCAGCAGGTCGGCGGCCCGGTGCATCACGGCCGAGCGCTCCTCGGGCGCGGCGTTCGCCCACACTCCCGAGTCGAAGGAGGTCCGGGCAGCCTCGACGGCGGCGTCCACGTCGGCAACCCCCGCGAGGGCCGCCTCGCCCACCCGCTCCCCCGTGGCCGGGTTGCGCACCTCGATCGTCTCGCCGCTGCGAGGCTTCTCCCAGCGTCCGCCTATGAACAGCTCGGGGCGTTCGGTCATCGACACCTGAAGAACTCCTTGTGTGGGCCTGCGGGGCATCCTCCGGAGATCCCGGGAGCCGCCGCCGCGCAGGTCGCTCGGTTGCTTTCGATGATAATGAAACATATCTTATGAGGGTGTGACACCGAGCACAAGGGGCCCTCATGACAGCACAGCAGCGAATCGTCATCATCGGCGCCGGCCTCAGTGGCCTGCGCACCGCCGAACGGCTGCGCCGTTCCGGCCACGAGGGTCCGCTGACCCTGGTGGGCGAGGAGGTCCACCCCTCGTACGACCGCCCTCCCCTCTCCAAGGCACTGCTCGTCCAGGACGAGACACCCTCGGCGCCGCCGTCGTTGCGAGCGGAGGAGAAGTACGCGGAGCTCGGCCTGGACCGCAGGCTGGGTCTCCGGGCCACCGCCCTGCGCCCGGCCGATCAGGTCGTCGAGCTCGACGACGGCTCCCGGCTGGGCTACGACCAGCTGGTCATCGCCACCGGGTCCCGGGCTCGCCGCATCGCCGCCTGGGAGCACCACGACAACGTGCACACGCTGCGGACGTTCGAGGACTGCCTGGCCCTGCGCGAGGACCTGCGAGCCGCCCGGCACCTCACGGTGGTGGGCGCCGGGGTGCTCGGCGGCGAGATCGCAGCGAGCGGCCGCGCCCTGGGCCTGGACGTGACCCTGGTCGAGGCGATGTCCGTCCCGCTGGAGCGGGTGCTCGGACCCACGCTGGGCAGCAGCGTCGCGGACCTCCACCGAAGCCACGGGGTCGACGTGCGGCTCGGCGTGGCCGTCGAGCGGATCGAGGGCGACCACCGGGCCGAGCGCGTGCTCCTCGCCGACGGCCACACCATCGAGACCGACGTGGTCGTGGTGGCGATCGGCTCCGTCGCCGAGACCTCGTGGCTCGCCGGGTCCGGGGTTCGCCTCGCCGACGGCGTGGTCTGCGACGCCTACGGCGCCACCGACATCTCACGGGTGCACGTGGTCGGCGACGCTGCCGTCATGGTTCATCCGGGCTCGCCCACCCCGCTCAGGCTCGAGCACTGGACCTCCGCGGGCGACACGGCCGCCGTGGTGGCCCACAACCTCCTCGCCGATCCCGACCAGCGGAGGCCGCTGACCGAGGTCCCGTACTTCTGGTCGGACCAGTACGACGTGAAGATCCAGGGACTGGGCCTGCCGAGCCCCGAGGACCACATCGACGTGGTCGCCGGCGAGGTGGGGGCCCACTCCTTCCTCGCCCTGTGCAGCCGCGAGGGACGGGTGACCGCGGCCTTCGCGATGAACATGCCCGCCCCGCTCGCCCGGTGCCGCAAGGCCGTGGCGGACGGCGAGAGCCTGGACGAGCTGGTCGAGCGGGCGCCGTGGGCGCCCAGGAAGGTGAGCACATGAGCAGCATCGAGCAGCGACTGACCGTGGCGCTGGAGCGGATCGAGCGCCTCGAGGAAGCGGAGGTCGCCCGCAACCACCTGCACGCCTACGCCGAGACCCTCGACGACCCGACCCCCGAGGCGGTGGCCGACCTCTTCACCGAGGACGGCGTCCTGGTGGTGCCGTCGGGTACCTTCGAGGGGCGCGCGGGGATCACGGAGTTCTACCGCTCGCGCCTGAGCCCGGAGGACGGGGAGAAGCGGCACTTCCTGGTCAACCTGCGCACGCGACACCTCGAGCCGGGCCTGGTGGAGGTGGCCTCGTACTTCATCTACACCGGACGCGAGGACACCCGCTCGGCGCTCGGCTGGGGCACCTACCTGGATCGGATCCGGGTGGTGGACGGGGCTGCGCGCTTCGAGCGCAAGCAGATCGTCCCGCACGTCCACACCGACCTGGTCGCCGGCTGGCCCCGGAGCTGAGGATCCCGGGGCCGGCAACAGCCGGCCCCGGGAGCTCTGCACCTCAGGCCACGTCCCACTCCAGCGGCAGCGTGTTCAGCGAGAGCTGACCACCACGCTCGATGAGCTCGGCGCCTTCGCTGAGCCGGTACTCGGGGATGCGTGCGTGCCACTCCCGGAGCACCAGTGCCAGCTCGAGGCGCGCCAGGTGCATGCCCAGGCACCGGTGCGGGCCTGCCCCGAACGCGAGGTGCAGGTTCACCCCGGGACGGTCGGGGTTGTAGGTCGCCGGGTCCTCGAACTTGCGCGGGTCCCGGTTGGCCGAGCCGATACCGAGCCAGGTGATCGTCCCCTTGTCGATCCGGTGGCCGTTGAGGTCGACGTCCTCGGCGGCCAGCCGGCCTGCCTGGATCACGAGCGGGTACATCCGCAGGCACTCCTCGACGGCGTTCGGGATGACCCCCGGGTCGTCGACGATCCGCTGGCGGTCCTGTGAGTTCTCGGCCAGGTGGCGGTAGATGTAGCCGAGCGCGCTGCGGGTCGTGTCGAGCCCCGCCAGCATCAGCGTCTTGCAGATGGTGAGGATCTCGCCGTGAGGGATGGGCTCTCCGTCGATCCGCGCCTCGATCAGGCGTGAGACGAGATCGAGTTCGGGGTCACGCAGGTTGGCGCGCCGGTCCTGCACCGTCGCGTCGAAGTACGCCTCGATCTTGGCGCTCGCGATCTGGGAGGCCTCCTTCTCCGAACCCATGAAGCCGCGGAAGACCGCCTCGACCCAGGGCAGAAACATGTCGGCGTCGGAGAGCGGCACGCCCATCTGCTCGAGGAAGATCTCCGTGGGGTAGCGGATCGCGAAGTCCGCCACCAGGTCGCAGGAGCCCTTGGGCTGCAGCTCGTCGAGAAGTGCGGTGACCCGCTCCAACGCGAAGGGGGTCATCCGCTTGACTGCGGCGGGCGAGAAGAACGGGTTGATCACCTTCCGGACCTTGATGTGCTCCTCACCGTCGAGCATGTTCGGAATGATGTCGATCTGCCGCGGCACGTTCATCGCGTTGGTGACCTCGCACGAGAAGGCCGGCGACTGCAGCGCCGCGCGCACCTCGTCGTACCGCGTCACCATCGTGAAGTCCCAGGGCATCGAGTCGTTGACCAGCAGCGCACCGTCCTCGCGCTCGCGGTCCAGCACGGTGTAGTGACCGAGGGCCGGACGAGGCTGGAGGTAGTTGGTGTGACTGACCGGACAACCGCTCTGCTGCGTCATTTTCGCTTCTTCCTTCAGCTGGCTGGACTCGCGCAGTCAACCATTGCCTGCTAATGATGACAATGGTAGAACGTAATCTCCGTCACATCACCTGAAGAACGAGGGCTACCTGCATGCCGTCTCATCGCTCCCGCACCACGTGGCTCACGACGTTGGCCCTGCTACCCGCCCTGGCTCTGGCGAGCTGCGCCTCGGACCCGGACACCGAGACCGCGAGTGGCGAGGGCGTCGAGCACGGCGCGTCCAAGGCGGAGTACGCCGAGGCGTTCGCCGACGTCGACCCGATCGTCCTCAACACCCAGACCCCGGCCCCCAAGGGCTCGGTCACGGGTTCCTACATGGAGCTCTACCTGGAGGCGATCGAGGAGTGGTCCGACGGGAAGATCACCTTCGAGACCGCCTACTCCAACGCGATCGCCCCGCCGGAGGAGATCGACGACGCCCTGGCTGACGGCCGCCTCGACCTCGGCCTCGTCCTGCCGAT encodes the following:
- a CDS encoding cytochrome P450, whose amino-acid sequence is MTQQSGCPVSHTNYLQPRPALGHYTVLDREREDGALLVNDSMPWDFTMVTRYDEVRAALQSPAFSCEVTNAMNVPRQIDIIPNMLDGEEHIKVRKVINPFFSPAAVKRMTPFALERVTALLDELQPKGSCDLVADFAIRYPTEIFLEQMGVPLSDADMFLPWVEAVFRGFMGSEKEASQIASAKIEAYFDATVQDRRANLRDPELDLVSRLIEARIDGEPIPHGEILTICKTLMLAGLDTTRSALGYIYRHLAENSQDRQRIVDDPGVIPNAVEECLRMYPLVIQAGRLAAEDVDLNGHRIDKGTITWLGIGSANRDPRKFEDPATYNPDRPGVNLHLAFGAGPHRCLGMHLARLELALVLREWHARIPEYRLSEGAELIERGGQLSLNTLPLEWDVA
- a CDS encoding nuclear transport factor 2 family protein; translated protein: MSSIEQRLTVALERIERLEEAEVARNHLHAYAETLDDPTPEAVADLFTEDGVLVVPSGTFEGRAGITEFYRSRLSPEDGEKRHFLVNLRTRHLEPGLVEVASYFIYTGREDTRSALGWGTYLDRIRVVDGAARFERKQIVPHVHTDLVAGWPRS
- a CDS encoding FAD-dependent oxidoreductase, encoding MTAQQRIVIIGAGLSGLRTAERLRRSGHEGPLTLVGEEVHPSYDRPPLSKALLVQDETPSAPPSLRAEEKYAELGLDRRLGLRATALRPADQVVELDDGSRLGYDQLVIATGSRARRIAAWEHHDNVHTLRTFEDCLALREDLRAARHLTVVGAGVLGGEIAASGRALGLDVTLVEAMSVPLERVLGPTLGSSVADLHRSHGVDVRLGVAVERIEGDHRAERVLLADGHTIETDVVVVAIGSVAETSWLAGSGVRLADGVVCDAYGATDISRVHVVGDAAVMVHPGSPTPLRLEHWTSAGDTAAVVAHNLLADPDQRRPLTEVPYFWSDQYDVKIQGLGLPSPEDHIDVVAGEVGAHSFLALCSREGRVTAAFAMNMPAPLARCRKAVADGESLDELVERAPWAPRKVST